Within Nematostella vectensis chromosome 1, jaNemVect1.1, whole genome shotgun sequence, the genomic segment gacactgttacatggcATTGtaacatgacactgttacatgaccctgttacatgactgttacatgacactgttacatgacgctgttacatgacactgttacatgacactgttacatgacactgttacatgactgttacatgacgctgttactgacactgttacatgacactgttacatgacactgttacatgacactgttacatgactgttacatgacactgttacatgactgttacatgacactgttacatgacactgttacatgacactgttacatgacactgttacatgacgctgttacatgacactgttacatgacgctgttacatgacgctgttacatgacgctgttacatgacactgttacatgacactgttacatgacactgttacatgacactgttacatgacactgttacatgacgctgttacatgacactgttacatggcactgttacatgacactgttacatgacactgttacatgacactgttacatgacactgttacatgacactgttacatgacactgttacatgacactgttacatgacactgttacatgacactgttacatggcactgttacatgactgttacatgacactgttacatgacactgttacatgacactgttacatgacgctgttacatgacgctgttatatgacactgttacatgacgctGTTATATGgcgctgttacatgacactgttatatgactgttacatgacactgttacatgacactgttacatgacactgttacatgacgctGTTAGATGACGCTGTTACATGacgctgttacatgacactgttacatgacactgttacatgacgctgttacatgacactgttacatgacgctgttatatgacactgttacatgacgctGTTATATGacgctgttacatgacactgttatatgacgctgttacatgacactgttacatgactgtTACATGAATGTTACATGACCCTCTTACatgactgttacatgacactgttacatgacactgttacatggcactgttacatgacactgttacatgacactgttacatgacactgttacatgacactgttacatgacactgttacatgacactgttacatgactgttacatgaatgttacatgacactgttacatgacactgttacatgacactgttacatgactgttacatgacgctgttactgacactgttacatgactctgttacatgacactgttacatgacactgttacatgactgttacatgacactgttacatgacactgttacatgactgttacatgacactgttacatgactgttaccgacccccccccccccccccgcccactgttacatgacaagAGCCACTTCTCAAAACTCACTTCGCAACTCTGTCAACCATCAGATGACACTTTTTCATGCTTTCTTTACAACCAACGCGGATTTGGTGCGGTTTCGCCTGCTCTGCATACGAAAACAGGATAATGGGGTCGTCAGAAGCGAATGTCGTGTTTAGCCAAATGCACGCGGTGaatgatgtaaataagctgcTGGATACATTAAGAACAGCGTAATCCGCAATGCTTTGTCTTGGAAAGGCCAAGTCGAACTTTTCTGTAAATAAAGAGAGTAGAGTTcgcaaaatattcaaaatcgcagtaaaaaaatatcaaaaaacTCCTCTCCGATGGGCTCTTGCAGCGAGTAATTTGGTTTCATAATCAGTACGTACACACCACTGTTTTCCCTTTGCTTACCAATATAAGTCTCACATTGACGACCAATAAAATTCTTCGGGCAGAAGCACTCGTACTCTTCGTAATCATCGCAGGACCTGACGCAGGTTCCGCCATAACGGCATGGGGACGATGCGCACACACCAGGGGTCTACAACAAGAGAACCACGTTAAAGAGCCGAATAAACTCAACTGAGCGGGCTTCGCCCCCAGACAACATAGGAACCGtagcaaggggggggggggggggttaatgGAGGCACGTTTTTCCCTACCccgaaaaaaattgaaaacaatgACACCATTTGGTATTTTAAGATGAATGATAATTATAAAAGAGCTATGGACAGCGTTTGTGAATTTATCTGTCTATTGTTACAAGCCCAGGCGTGTCACAGGGGGAAGTGCACGTGCACGCACCCTACCCCCCGACATTTTGACAGCAAGGGGGAGAAGCGAGTTGGGCCCCATATCCCCCCCTTTGCTGTCAAAATGTGGGACATTATTTATTGTTAAAGTATTATCGTCaaatgctattttttttccataaaatACCTATGACTTTGCACcacccctcagccaatcccgAATACACGTCTGCAAGCCTGACAGCATGTTCAAAGGTTTGAAACTGAGAGTGGATTTCTCATAGACGATTCAAGATATTTAGTCACTGCTGTCGCGCAATGAATCTGCTCTAGCTTGTAGCCTGGAGGGGAGGTAATACAggtaatacaaaaaaaaaaccagctACCAGTTTTGTTTACTTACTGTCGGGCCGTAGTATGAAAATTGTTCCCGTTCATTCAAGGCTTCACTTGAGCTGGTAGATGCGTTGTTCAGCTCACATTGATGTAAATcgctgctttctgattggtagTTAAATGATTGGCAGCTGTCATGTCCTACGCATTCGATGGCACAGTCTACTTGCGAATCGACGAGCACTGACGAAATCATGTGATTGGCAAGGGACTTCCCTGAAAAACGCGAGGGCGAGTTTTGTTAAGGTGTGAGTGTTGTTGTGAAGTAATTGCTTTGAGCgttaaattcaaatttcaaattaAATTTCAAATCAAATTCAAATTAAATACATACCTTTCTAGAGTTTTGCACCTAAAATTCTTCTATTCATAGTAAATATAATCCTATtgctctaaaatacgagcatttttctcttctgattacaattcataaagtttacgaaacacctgcggtacggcaaccttaaaaatgacaagaataatgcagtttttccaaataaggaatatattagtttccttatatggaagtgaccgtgtttgtcaaaaacgacaatttttggctaaattttcttgatatgctgATGTAGTTTAGGTATACGGGACCCTTTTTTTACGACATATGCTCCCTGActattatatttataaaaaaaaacattttcctacCATGAACAGGGTTTTCAAACTTGCTCTCTTTAACGCATTCACTTCTAAGTGGTGCGGTTGACCCATCTGAACAACGTAGCAGTAGAAAAGCAGTAACATGCGAAAACAGCAGTTCCAGGCCCTTCATATGGCTTAACGGCGAGCAGACGAAAAGATTATTTCtctgcttgaaaaaaaaaccgcAGTCAGGACAACTgttgttttgaaaaaataaaaagaaataaataaaaaaaataaaataaaaataaaaatattagcACTAAAGCACAACAAGTAACGGATAactaataaaacaaatatacaaAGCTATAGATTGTTCTGAAGCTCCAAGGAAATGTTCGTTTGTGGCCCTGTTCACAGTATGCCCAATCACGTAACACAGCTTTTCGCGGTGCGTTTTTCGGTGCGTTAGTTGCGATGCCATTTTCGGTGCGTTTTCGATGCGTTTTACGATGCGTTTTTGCGATGCGGTGAGTTTTGCTATGCTATTTTCGAGGCGTTTTGCGATGCTATTTTCGAGGTGTTTTGCGatgctatttatttttttgttttcgagaTTTTGTTTAGCTAAAATTTCTTTTCGTTTGCTCTCGTAATAACGCCTAGATCTCTCGGCACTTTCTTTAGATTTTTGTTGTCTCGAATCGTATTTTAGAGAATACAAGTCTTGTATTCATTCATGTCATTCCGTGAGGCTATCTAGGTTATCTAAGACCCATGTAGTGAGAGCTCGCATTTTAACATTGTTACTAAAACTTTGTtctattttccattttcttatagTCAAACTTAATGAAATAAgtgttatttcttatttcttaGTAAATGTTTTCAATGAAACGCGTTGAACTTTATAATATCTACGATATTTTCTATGAAGTTTTTCATAGAGG encodes:
- the LOC116614827 gene encoding neuronal pentraxin-1 → MKGLELLFSHVTAFLLLRCSDGSTAPLRSECVKESKFENPVHGKSLANHMISSVLVDSQVDCAIECVGHDSCQSFNYQSESSDLHQCELNNASTSSSEALNEREQFSYYGPTTPGVCASSPCRYGGTCVRSCDDYEEYECFCPKNFIGRQCETYIEKFDLAFPRQSIADYAVLNVSSSLFTSFTACIWLNTTFASDDPIILFSYAEQAKPHQIRVGCKESMKKCHLMVDRVANFVEVDSLADGQWHQVCIKWNSTDGKWAFYVDGAKRGHGSNFKVGYAFQGKGKLVLGQRQDSYGGNFAEGKSYVGALSQFHMWDGVATDHVIKERSRACAVERGDLISWREFNFDSYHGDVKMVFPSGCRSRGRNAAISHFSLFGAISS